The DNA sequence AGCGTGAGTCGATTTTACAGAAGTCAAAGAGCACTACCTCATTATCAGATCATGAAGGAGATAAAAGCTTTTGTGAGATCACTAatggacaaacacaaacatctcAAACTAATGGAAAAACTACTAAAGCCAAAAAGAAGATAAAAGTGCAACCATTATCAGAACATTTATCCATCACCAAGAATAACATCACAGTCCCAACCATTCAAAAAAACACACATCTTCCATCTGTACACAAAAATCCAAAACTcagaaaaattactttcttgGAGGAGACCGAACCAAACGGCCAAAGCAGTGATGTTCATCCAGTATCAACAGTAAAAGAGCTCAAAGCTCCTACTTTCTTCACATCCAAGACTTCTGTGTGGGACCACATCAAAGACAGTTTGTATAATAAAAGATCTTATAATCTGGTAGTGCCTTGTCTCGTTTCGGAACCTCACAAAGGTTTTGCTTTTGAGACCCAAGATATTTCTGTTAACATGCAACAATCAAATCAGCTTGAAACCGCAAAGGTTTCCTCTACACCCTCAATCTGTTTCTTTGAAACGTCCATTCAACGACCAGTAGAAGACGCGCATGGATCAAGATTGCCATGTCTAGGATTGAATCCCGAGATAATGACAGCCTACAGGATACTGATCTCCACTAAACCTGTCAGAAACTCCTCTAATGAGAATATGTGGAACAAGCATCGGTTTCCTCGTCCATCATCTTATAGTAAAGGTGATGTTTGATTTTTAAGTACTGTTTATGATGGGTTGgatcaggggttttcaaactttatgatgGCAAGGACCTCCATttgcatacatatatatatatatatattataaagacagcatataaccttaaatatttttttgctttgtaTTTTTTCTATAAAATATTCTGGGGAAAATCCAAAACTGGTATAGAGGATTGTTtttaagtaaacaaacaatgccTTCAGGAATCAGTTTAACACAATCTTATGACTAATGAATGGCAAACTAGTGGAATTTTTAAACTATATGCATAgatatatgtataataaaggctagatgtctcgcccgcgctgctggccaattgtgTGGAACGTCGGCATTTggtggccatcttaccacaggcagctcacTCACTCGTAGTGTGCTTTTGAATGATCATGACTTGCTCGATTTTCTACTGATCTTCAaatgtttggtttgttataaacgtcaaagatgtacctatgacactgcatacttatactaaaaaaaaaaattcatgaaacatgttacaGTATCCACAATTATAGAAACCAATCAttaagaaaccaaaccatttgaaaatcggtagaaaattgagcaagttatggtcatttaaaagtacatgcatcattaaaacacaatgcttaGAGTGAGCGAACTgtctgtggtaagatggccgccaggtgatggcGTTAGAGACTCTGCcttaacacatctagcctttattatacatatatatggcTTTATGTATGTGATTATGAACCACATtcttttatttaacatttaaatttgGGTACCATGACACTATTATGTACAGTCCTCGGTGTCAAAAATATCAGGCTGAGCTACACTTGCATCAGCTTGAATGGAAAAGGGCCATTGGTCCATTGGATGTAATGAAAGTTGATCCTCGTTGTGGTTCTTCATGGTTCATTACATCCTCAAGTTGAAATGCAAGAAGTCTAAAAATGAATTTTGTTTATTGCAATCATGCAAGTTTAACCATATGTGAAGATGTAAATGATGTTTCTGTTCATGCAGTGCCTCTCATACAGCAGAAACTTGGAGATGTGAGAATAAATGAACTCTGTGTCTGGCTTGGAGCTAAAAGTCCAAAGTCATCCAGAGAGACTGTGACCATGTTGAAACAAGGTTTGTGCCCATACATCCACAACATGCCTTAAATTCACTTGTAGGCTTTAAGTCACATTCACATTTGTGCATTAGAATTACGGTGCATAagaaagtatacattttatcagtttgtgtgttcactgggattcgaacccacaaccttacAGGAACACTAATGTCTTCTGTGCGCGTTGTGTGGTGATAACcacattattatatatattattatagttACTGAAAACATGCACAAGTCAGATGGTGTGGTTTAGCTTCTGTTATtacatgtgtgtgttgctttaatatgatTGATCAGGTTGGCAGTGGTACTACCGAAAGTATATTGATGTTCGTAAAGGAGGAATGGGTGGTATATCTCTGCTGTTTGCTGGCTACTGTGTCCTGTGTTATATATGGAGATACCCACATCTAAGTAAGTCAGATTATGAATGGAAGATTATGTTTATCAAAGAAAGTTTACAGTGTTCATAattgaaattgtattttaatatgttgtgttttgcaGAGAAAGAACGATGGAGGAAATACCATTAAGGATATCTGGTATTTGTTCATCTGCCCGTAGCTTGACATTTTGGAAATGAGGCACGCTTGGATTAACATTCAAGGTTTGGAGGAACAACTTTGCTAGATTATACTCACAGCAACTGTCACCCCGAAATTGAAGTTTGCCATGCAATAATTGTTATGAATTAATAATGTTGacgaaaaaacaaacttatcTGAAAGCTCATATTTATCTTggaggaatattccattttcttggaAGAGGAATCCAGAtgatttgctcaccaccatgtcgtccagggtgttgatgtctttctttgttcagtccagaggaggttgtgttttttgaggggaacattgcaggatttttctcgttttgatggactttaatagacaccaacaattaacacaacacgtaacagttttttcaacggagtttcgaAGGACTGTGAACGGTCCCAAACGGGGCgtgagggtcttatctagcgaaaggATTGTCTtttttgacaggaaaaataGAAAATGTGCTCTTTtagaccacaacttttcgtctaggttcggtccagcacgacctaacgtaaatgcgtagtgacgtagggaggtcacgtgttacatatataaaacacacatttgcggaccattttaagcaataaactgacacaaagacattaattagtatcagttgacatacaacaatgtaggaacggtcctctttcaacacacttgtaaacactggggcggagtttcgcgttcgtcttctgtgacctcttgacgtcatgacgtattgcgtggggtcacctggcgcatcacgaccggatctagacgagaagttgtgcttaaagtttatatttgttatttttcttgtcaaaaatgacggtcgttttgctagataagacacttatgcctcgtttgggattgtttatagtcctttgaaactcagttaaaaaaaaactgttacgtgttgagttaagtgttaattgttggtgtctattaaagtccattaaaatgagaaaaatcctgcaatgttttcctcaaaaaacacatttttttctcgactgaacaaagaaagacatcaacattttggatgacatggtggtgagtaaattatctggatttttcttttaagaaaatggaatatttctttaagtatataaaaaaaaaatgcaaacatacattgcagtattttatattttgtaattatgtACCTAAATGCATGAAGAGGATTTACTGGAGTTCTAAttcatatttttacagtattattatgcttttttttaaagttgtgtAAACATGATTTATTTGAAAACATGAAATATTTATTGTCACTGTggacatattttcattttcagttGTTTAATTTAACCGTACTTCCAAATAATAATTAAGcaataaaaatgcaaacattacgAAATATTTTCTGTATTCAAAATTGTATTTAATATTGATTTATCTTTGTTGCTGTAATGAACActcacaaaaacaacaaataaagaaCTGATCACATACAGTATGACGTGAGCACATACctaacataataaaaataactttaacattattTTCCTTTACAAAAAGTATAAATATTTGTGTTTCATGTTTCTATTTTGTAATACAAACATTACAAATCAAGTTTCGAGTGATGCAGAAAATAAAAGGTTGAAAGCAACGAGTGTTACAATAATCAAAGGCCACACTCGCACAATAAAACGCAGTAAAAACAAATGATACTAGTTGTTTTTTACTCGCTTTGTCCTAAGGCAAAGAAGCTCTTCAAATGAAGGTCTTCACAGTTGCTCCCTTATACGTTACCAAATGCTGAAGCTCAGATCAGGGAGGATATTTAACTTGGgtaatgcttaaaaacataattcaaCCCTTTAACATTGGGTATTATGACCTTACAATGATCATTTTTCTTAGATTTATTAATCTAGgttaaagtttaataataaatatactaTTGATCATTGCTAATTCATACAAAACGTTaacaatatattaaaattgAATCGTAAAATAACATTAACCAGGATTAACAAATTGCATTACCTAATGCTAACAAACTGAATTATGTTGTAAAGCATTGCatcttatttattttctgtctaTTTTTGGTTGCATTGCTGGAAAAAAGACAGTGGAAGTTAGTGTTCATGATGCAAAAACAATGCAATAACCTGGCGACCTTGGGCTTTTTAATGGATGTTAATGGAAACTCCTCGCTATGTTTAGTCACATTACGATTGTTGTAGCTGACAGACTTTGTAATGGCACAGATATGTGaacaaatgtgtaaatattctccttttaaaaatgatttagtACTTTAGAAATTAAAATGGGGCAACTGTGTAGCAGATCTGAACACATCCTTCAACAAAACTTCACAAATCTGTTATCTCCTATTAGAGACTGATGAAAATGTGATTATGCGCTGATGGCACCAATTCTGCCTACACCAATTGAGTCCCATAAAACTTAAATAATGAAAAGAGATCTGCAGGGTTTCTCTAAGTGTAAAATTACCATAAAGGTCATTTTCACCTGTGCAAATAAAAGACGCCACTAGGGGCAGAAACTGCAAACTGCAGACTACAACCTGACCAGCAGGGGAAAAGGTTTTAAACAATTTGTGTTGATGAATCTCCCAAAACCTGCAAAGAATCAGTCGTggttaaaaagaaaaataaataataaattcaaACATAATTGTACCGAGACCCTAAGGTGACAATGgagtaaaaaatctaaagttaagTTCCACTCAAACGAAACCTTCaggtgcagatttttttttaaagttttgtttaaagttttgtttaaactaaactttatttaatttttgctccatgtccccttaggggctccgtattattgaccattgccttgtgacattattttcatgacagataagcaaaaaaaatatgtggccataaaacacaataaattgcAAAGTATAGATCATATTTTTGGTACCGTTTTTAATTTATGTTGATTCATATCAACTTAAAACAATAGTACAGTATTtcttttgtacagtataaagtaCTGTATGACATTACTCTCTTGGGGTGTGCCTAAGTGTCATGACAGTAACATCACAAAGtccttttttttataaaatccaATTCAGTCCATTTTTGTCTTTTGATTTCACACTGAAATGTGACTTGGACGTTTTTTGAGGTGCGCAACAGAACATATTTACTCCAGACAGGGAGCAGGACAAATTAGCAAAAAagcatcattaaaaaaaatgaagtcGAGcggaaaaaaaaaagataaaactgTAACATTGTACCCTCAATCTGAGGACTTAACTTCCCCTCCACAAAACCATGCAAGTTTTGCCTCTGTGGAGGGATCACATACCTGTAAGGtacaaaactaaaacaaaagtaaaaaaatgagCACAGCGAGCTAatgctcaaaaataacaaaacgtGCCGATGTGTTCGCGTGCCTCGCCTGGTCAAAATCTACCTCAAGGATATATTGAGCAACCTTAAGTGCGGACAGACTATCAAATGTATTTGATACAGAATAAGCTACGAATACCAATGTCTACCTATGACATTCCAAACTTCACACCAAACGTACTGCatgattgtgtttatgtgaATATATTGATGTATGTGATTGCAAATGCATCCTGTGACGCATTGTCAAAAAAGGCTTTCTCGTGTAAACTGCTCTAGAACAACAGGCACAGTATTAGAGTATCACCATCATAAGTCCTATATTCCTCGACCCGCCGTTGCATTTTGTATAATGCCAACTCATGAACTTCATCCTGCACAGAAATGGCATGAAATGACACGCGGCTAACATGAAACTAACGTAAATATGGCACTGTCTAACATTCTAAGATGCTATTCACGGCGGCTTCCAGCACAGAGTCCGTGTCAGCCGATGACGCGTGAGACTGATCCGAGGGAGGTTGCTGTTCGTGACTCCGACCCCTGTCTGAATGGTAGCCTTGGGCAGGGCTATGCTGTGATTGGCTGGGAGATGCAgggtaatgatgatgatgactgCTGCTGATGAGGTTTCTtgcttttaattttttcatGTCCAGGATGAACTTGATAGGGCTTCTTCTGTGTTCCTCTATTTCTTTATCTGGTTGGGAGTCTGTCCTATAGGCAGGTTCCGTGTGGCTGTTCGTTCCCTGACAATCCTtgtg is a window from the Misgurnus anguillicaudatus chromosome 4, ASM2758022v2, whole genome shotgun sequence genome containing:
- the LOC129421563 gene encoding uncharacterized protein isoform X2 encodes the protein MSVECPYCGKPFKRLKSHLPHCKMAPIAQPTKTFKTPQDLPKSATTSKLKSSTADKNMIFDERQAFEDRRNSNKFIPNKSVHNAEIFQATTEVTPVASTQRPKSKWSAKRQKERESILQKSKSTTSLSDHEGDKSFCEITNGQTQTSQTNGKTTKAKKKIKVQPLSEHLSITKNNITVPTIQKNTHLPSVHKNPKLRKITFLEETEPNGQSSDVHPVSTVKELKAPTFFTSKTSVWDHIKDSLYNKRSYNLVVPCLVSEPHKGFAFETQDISVNMQQSNQLETAKVSSTPSICFFETSIQRPVEDAHGSRLPCLGLNPEIMTAYRILISTKPVRNSSNENMWNKHRFPRPSSYSKVPLIQQKLGDVRINELCVWLGAKSPKSSRETVTMLKQGWQWYYRKYIDVRKGGMGGISLLFAGYCVLCYIWRYPHLKKERWRKYH
- the LOC129421563 gene encoding uncharacterized protein isoform X1, producing the protein MSVEECPYCGKPFKRLKSHLPHCKMAPIAQPTKTFKTPQDLPKSATTSKLKSSTADKNMIFDERQAFEDRRNSNKFIPNKSVHNAEIFQATTEVTPVASTQRPKSKWSAKRQKERESILQKSKSTTSLSDHEGDKSFCEITNGQTQTSQTNGKTTKAKKKIKVQPLSEHLSITKNNITVPTIQKNTHLPSVHKNPKLRKITFLEETEPNGQSSDVHPVSTVKELKAPTFFTSKTSVWDHIKDSLYNKRSYNLVVPCLVSEPHKGFAFETQDISVNMQQSNQLETAKVSSTPSICFFETSIQRPVEDAHGSRLPCLGLNPEIMTAYRILISTKPVRNSSNENMWNKHRFPRPSSYSKVPLIQQKLGDVRINELCVWLGAKSPKSSRETVTMLKQGWQWYYRKYIDVRKGGMGGISLLFAGYCVLCYIWRYPHLKKERWRKYH